A single region of the Anticarsia gemmatalis isolate Benzon Research Colony breed Stoneville strain chromosome 19, ilAntGemm2 primary, whole genome shotgun sequence genome encodes:
- the LOC142980887 gene encoding uncharacterized protein LOC142980887 isoform X5 → MELQALLVLCGVGVAGLAMLLLMGLFSASGTSYEEAIAQQRRATTELLALAESKNKPKKKEKKANKKQAKKEKTKETSAMTGSELESEAPAESGVEDDTVPAPKGHVEFSPPVVVDVPRDTPPNVKVSEKLEDVEKKDKVVKPAKGGKPVAKPPTPVLEVAKDELPRERHNSGEVPKEQRKGKKIDKKSPGEEIVEAVREEVVPPLNAPQPSELTTEKLLKQALAAAPAPPPAAASSPPGGKNKKKKAEPNVLSLMAAGDSSGVNVAELVRVVREAALSRTEIQILTDALLNKHHDPLPEHSEWSEGPNDPMQKMKKQLADKEKALADEVEASQALHAKLKELRTSLNAERARAGGAATAARAADAALAAARAELHALQARLHRLADEHAQLAQDKLHLQSKLEGETQAQRVQMEMHIQRLSETEQALLAQLAALQGELAAHALEAGQLRMEAGAARDSACLAQQHAAELAQQLADANRALAELEAQRQCALHSDQRAQQDLRQMQDRLAAMTELQNEVQKLASRAQTAEGNAEKLKEESEKQKQQLSSELASLREQLAAREAELAEVKQLKAVPAQNGLPANDQLKAAELAKVESIVESLRDELSSAQRASREQREHITRLQDQLAQYQEKNNELRTKNWKVMEALQSAEKALQAKTASALPAQDSLREALSKAQEAQYNEVASVLRAACPGAAPAGGADRAWLQSFAENLKTELAKAQSVKSIPAPAPALTPDTEERLKDLQLQNEQSQGLVEKYKRIIVDTEGVLSRLQQNVTLEEQRWAQQLAEKQRELDDLRQRTVSQMQKKIDSLQAELHQAKGANHNHTLADAERMAEERLMGSFSDKHSVDVCNGPLQMGLEEK, encoded by the exons ATGGAGCTGCAGGCATTGCTAGTGCTGTGCGGGGTGGGGGTGGCCGGTTTGGCCATGCTGCTACTCATGGGCCTGTTCTCTGCTTCTGGCACCAGCTATGAAGAGGCTATAGCCCAGCAGCGCAGAGCTACCACTGAGCTTCTTGCCCTGGCTGAAAGTAAAAATAAGCCTAAGAAGAAAGAGAAGAAGGCAAATAAGAAG CAAGCTAAGAAAGAGAAGACAAAGGAGACATCTGCAATGACAGGCAGTGAGCTGGAGAGTGAGGCACCTGCTGAAAGTGGTGTTGAAGATGACACAGTTCCAGCTCCTAAAGGTCATGTGGAATTCAGCCCACCAGTGGTGGTTGATGTGCCGAGAGATACTCCACCCAATGTCAAG GTGTCAGAAAAACTGGAAGATGTAGAAAAGAAAGACAAAGTTGTGAAACCTGCGAAGGGCGGTAAACCTGTTGCTAAGCCACCAACACCTGTGCTTGAAGTGGCCAAGGATGAGTTGCCTCGAGAACGTCATAATAGCGGCGAAGTTCCTAAGGAGCAACGCAAAG GCAAGAAAATCGATAAGAAGTCCCCTGGAGAGGAGATCGTCGAGGCGGTGCGTGAGGAGGTCGTACCTCCCCTGAATGCTCCGCAGCCCAGCGAGCTGACCACCGAGAAGTTGCTCAAGCAAGCGTTGGCCGCAGCTCCGGCACCTCCACCCGCCGCCGCCTCATCGCCACCCGGTGGCAAgaacaagaagaagaaggcggAGCCGAATGTACTCTCTCTCATGG CAGCGGGCGACAGCAGCGGCGTCAACGTGGCGGAGCTGGTGCGCGTGGTGCGCGAGGCGGCGCTGAGCCGCACCGAGATACAGATCCTGACCGACGCGCTGCTCAACAAGCACCACGACCCGCTGCCCGAGCACTCCGAGTGGTCCGAG GGCCCCAACGATCCTATGCAAAAGATGAAGAAGCAGCTGGCCGACAAGGAGAAGGCGCTCGCCGACGAGGTCGAGGCGTCCCAGGCTCTGCACGCCAAGCTCAAGGAATTGAG GACGTCGCTGAACGCGGAGCGCGCGCGAGCTGGTGGCGCGGCCACGGCGGCGCGCGCTGCTGAcgcggcgctggcggccgcGCGCGCCGAGCTGCACGCGCTGCAGGCGCGCCTGCACCGCCTCGCCGACGAGCACGCGCAGCTGGCGCAGGACAAGCTGCAC TTGCAGTCGAAGCTGGAGGGCGAGACGCAGGCGCAGCGCGTGCAGATGGAGATGCACATCCAGCGCCTGTCCGAG ACGGAGCAGGCGCTGCTGGCGCAGCTGGCGGCGCTGCAGGGCGAGCTGGCGGCGCACGCGCTGGAGGCGGGGCAGCTGCGCATggaggcgggcgcggcgcgggacTCGGCGTGCCTGGCGCAGCAGCACGCGGCCGAGCTGGCGCAGCAGCTGGCGGACGCCAACCGCGCGCTGGCCGAGCTGGAGGCGCAGCGCCAGTGCGCGCTGCACAGCGATCAGCGCGCGCAGCAGGACCTGCGCCAGATGCAGGACCGACTCGCAG CGATGACCGAACTTCAAAATGAAGTCCAGAAATTGGCGAGCCGCGCTCAGACTGCCGAGGGCAATGCTGAAAAATTAAAGGAAGAATCAGAAAAACAGAAGCAACAG TTATCTAGCGAGTTAGCCTCTCTGCGTGAACAACTGGCGGCGCGCGAGGCTGAGCTGGCTGAAGTGAAACAGTTGAAGGCGGTGCCTGCACAGAACGGACTGCCTGCTAATGATCAGCTTAAG GCTGCTGAGTTAGCAAAGGTAGAGAGTATAGTGGAATCTCTACGCGACGAGCTGTCGTCTGCGCAGCGCGCCAGTCGCGAGCAGCGGGAACACATCACGCGGCTGCAGGACCAGCTCGCGCAGTACCAAGAGAAGAACAAC GAGTTGCGAACTAAAAACTGGAAAGTAATGGAGGCGTTACAGTCTGCCGAAAAGGCTCTTCAGGCGAAAACGGCAAGTGCGTTGCCGGCCCAAGACTCACTACGC GAGGCGTTATCAAAGGCGCAGGAGGCCCAGTACAACGAGGTGGCGAGCGTGCTGCGTGCCGCGTGTCCCGGCGCGGCGCCGGCGGGTGGCGCTGACAGAGCTTGGCTGCAGTCCTTCGCTGAGAACCTTAAAACCGAATTGGCTAAAGCACAGAGTGTAAAGAGCATCCCCGCTCCCGCACCGGCCCTCACGCCCGACACGGAGGAGCGCCTCAAAGACCTGCAGTTGCAGAATGAACAGTCGCAGGGACTCGTTGAGAAGTATAAAAGGATCATCGTAGACACA GAGGGAGTATTAAGCCGCCTACAACAAAACGTCACGTTAGAGGAACAGAGATGGGCGCAGCAACTAGCTGAGAAACAACGAGAGTTAGATGATCTCAGGCAGCGCACTGTCTCACAG ATGCAAAAGAAGATAGACTCCTTGCAAGCAGAACTACATCAGGCAAAGGGAGCTAATCACAATCATACATTGGCAGACGCTGAACGGATGGCTGAG GAAAGACTTATGGGCAGCTTCTCCGACAAACACAGTGTTGATGTGTGCAATGGACCTTTACAG ATGGGGCTCGAAGAAAAATAA
- the LOC142980887 gene encoding uncharacterized protein LOC142980887 isoform X1, with protein sequence MELQALLVLCGVGVAGLAMLLLMGLFSASGTSYEEAIAQQRRATTELLALAESKNKPKKKEKKANKKQAKKEKTKETSAMTGSELESEAPAESGVEDDTVPAPKGHVEFSPPVVVDVPRDTPPNVKIRKRGKDPKVKPILINKEDPSCVSDPTALPETTATPAANHFEESHPKDDFELLQSTLVVEKVSEKLEDVEKKDKVVKPAKGGKPVAKPPTPVLEVAKDELPRERHNSGEVPKEQRKGKKIDKKSPGEEIVEAVREEVVPPLNAPQPSELTTEKLLKQALAAAPAPPPAAASSPPGGKNKKKKAEPNVLSLMAAGDSSGVNVAELVRVVREAALSRTEIQILTDALLNKHHDPLPEHSEWSEGPNDPMQKMKKQLADKEKALADEVEASQALHAKLKELRTSLNAERARAGGAATAARAADAALAAARAELHALQARLHRLADEHAQLAQDKLHLQSKLEGETQAQRVQMEMHIQRLSETEQALLAQLAALQGELAAHALEAGQLRMEAGAARDSACLAQQHAAELAQQLADANRALAELEAQRQCALHSDQRAQQDLRQMQDRLAAMTELQNEVQKLASRAQTAEGNAEKLKEESEKQKQQLSSELASLREQLAAREAELAEVKQLKAVPAQNGLPANDQLKAAELAKVESIVESLRDELSSAQRASREQREHITRLQDQLAQYQEKNNELRTKNWKVMEALQSAEKALQAKTASALPAQDSLREALSKAQEAQYNEVASVLRAACPGAAPAGGADRAWLQSFAENLKTELAKAQSVKSIPAPAPALTPDTEERLKDLQLQNEQSQGLVEKYKRIIVDTEGVLSRLQQNVTLEEQRWAQQLAEKQRELDDLRQRTVSQMQKKIDSLQAELHQAKGANHNHTLADAERMAEERLMGSFSDKHSVDVCNGPLQMGLEEK encoded by the exons ATGGAGCTGCAGGCATTGCTAGTGCTGTGCGGGGTGGGGGTGGCCGGTTTGGCCATGCTGCTACTCATGGGCCTGTTCTCTGCTTCTGGCACCAGCTATGAAGAGGCTATAGCCCAGCAGCGCAGAGCTACCACTGAGCTTCTTGCCCTGGCTGAAAGTAAAAATAAGCCTAAGAAGAAAGAGAAGAAGGCAAATAAGAAG CAAGCTAAGAAAGAGAAGACAAAGGAGACATCTGCAATGACAGGCAGTGAGCTGGAGAGTGAGGCACCTGCTGAAAGTGGTGTTGAAGATGACACAGTTCCAGCTCCTAAAGGTCATGTGGAATTCAGCCCACCAGTGGTGGTTGATGTGCCGAGAGATACTCCACCCAATGTCAAG ATCCGCAAACGCGGCAAGGATCCTAAAGTAAAGCCGATATTGATAAACAAAGAGGATCCGAGTTGCGTTAGCGATCCTACTGCGCTGCCAGAAACCACCGCCACTCCTGCCGCCAACCACTTTGAGGAAAGTCACCCTAAAGATGATTTTGAATTGTTGCAATCAACACTTGTTGTGGAAAAA GTGTCAGAAAAACTGGAAGATGTAGAAAAGAAAGACAAAGTTGTGAAACCTGCGAAGGGCGGTAAACCTGTTGCTAAGCCACCAACACCTGTGCTTGAAGTGGCCAAGGATGAGTTGCCTCGAGAACGTCATAATAGCGGCGAAGTTCCTAAGGAGCAACGCAAAG GCAAGAAAATCGATAAGAAGTCCCCTGGAGAGGAGATCGTCGAGGCGGTGCGTGAGGAGGTCGTACCTCCCCTGAATGCTCCGCAGCCCAGCGAGCTGACCACCGAGAAGTTGCTCAAGCAAGCGTTGGCCGCAGCTCCGGCACCTCCACCCGCCGCCGCCTCATCGCCACCCGGTGGCAAgaacaagaagaagaaggcggAGCCGAATGTACTCTCTCTCATGG CAGCGGGCGACAGCAGCGGCGTCAACGTGGCGGAGCTGGTGCGCGTGGTGCGCGAGGCGGCGCTGAGCCGCACCGAGATACAGATCCTGACCGACGCGCTGCTCAACAAGCACCACGACCCGCTGCCCGAGCACTCCGAGTGGTCCGAG GGCCCCAACGATCCTATGCAAAAGATGAAGAAGCAGCTGGCCGACAAGGAGAAGGCGCTCGCCGACGAGGTCGAGGCGTCCCAGGCTCTGCACGCCAAGCTCAAGGAATTGAG GACGTCGCTGAACGCGGAGCGCGCGCGAGCTGGTGGCGCGGCCACGGCGGCGCGCGCTGCTGAcgcggcgctggcggccgcGCGCGCCGAGCTGCACGCGCTGCAGGCGCGCCTGCACCGCCTCGCCGACGAGCACGCGCAGCTGGCGCAGGACAAGCTGCAC TTGCAGTCGAAGCTGGAGGGCGAGACGCAGGCGCAGCGCGTGCAGATGGAGATGCACATCCAGCGCCTGTCCGAG ACGGAGCAGGCGCTGCTGGCGCAGCTGGCGGCGCTGCAGGGCGAGCTGGCGGCGCACGCGCTGGAGGCGGGGCAGCTGCGCATggaggcgggcgcggcgcgggacTCGGCGTGCCTGGCGCAGCAGCACGCGGCCGAGCTGGCGCAGCAGCTGGCGGACGCCAACCGCGCGCTGGCCGAGCTGGAGGCGCAGCGCCAGTGCGCGCTGCACAGCGATCAGCGCGCGCAGCAGGACCTGCGCCAGATGCAGGACCGACTCGCAG CGATGACCGAACTTCAAAATGAAGTCCAGAAATTGGCGAGCCGCGCTCAGACTGCCGAGGGCAATGCTGAAAAATTAAAGGAAGAATCAGAAAAACAGAAGCAACAG TTATCTAGCGAGTTAGCCTCTCTGCGTGAACAACTGGCGGCGCGCGAGGCTGAGCTGGCTGAAGTGAAACAGTTGAAGGCGGTGCCTGCACAGAACGGACTGCCTGCTAATGATCAGCTTAAG GCTGCTGAGTTAGCAAAGGTAGAGAGTATAGTGGAATCTCTACGCGACGAGCTGTCGTCTGCGCAGCGCGCCAGTCGCGAGCAGCGGGAACACATCACGCGGCTGCAGGACCAGCTCGCGCAGTACCAAGAGAAGAACAAC GAGTTGCGAACTAAAAACTGGAAAGTAATGGAGGCGTTACAGTCTGCCGAAAAGGCTCTTCAGGCGAAAACGGCAAGTGCGTTGCCGGCCCAAGACTCACTACGC GAGGCGTTATCAAAGGCGCAGGAGGCCCAGTACAACGAGGTGGCGAGCGTGCTGCGTGCCGCGTGTCCCGGCGCGGCGCCGGCGGGTGGCGCTGACAGAGCTTGGCTGCAGTCCTTCGCTGAGAACCTTAAAACCGAATTGGCTAAAGCACAGAGTGTAAAGAGCATCCCCGCTCCCGCACCGGCCCTCACGCCCGACACGGAGGAGCGCCTCAAAGACCTGCAGTTGCAGAATGAACAGTCGCAGGGACTCGTTGAGAAGTATAAAAGGATCATCGTAGACACA GAGGGAGTATTAAGCCGCCTACAACAAAACGTCACGTTAGAGGAACAGAGATGGGCGCAGCAACTAGCTGAGAAACAACGAGAGTTAGATGATCTCAGGCAGCGCACTGTCTCACAG ATGCAAAAGAAGATAGACTCCTTGCAAGCAGAACTACATCAGGCAAAGGGAGCTAATCACAATCATACATTGGCAGACGCTGAACGGATGGCTGAG GAAAGACTTATGGGCAGCTTCTCCGACAAACACAGTGTTGATGTGTGCAATGGACCTTTACAG ATGGGGCTCGAAGAAAAATAA
- the LOC142980887 gene encoding uncharacterized protein LOC142980887 isoform X2 encodes MELQALLVLCGVGVAGLAMLLLMGLFSASGTSYEEAIAQQRRATTELLALAESKNKPKKKEKKANKKQAKKEKTKETSAMTGSELESEAPAESGVEDDTVPAPKGHVEFSPPVVVDVPRDTPPNVKIRKRGKDPKVKPILINKEDPSCVSDPTALPETTATPAANHFEESHPKDDFELLQSTLVVEKVSEKLEDVEKKDKVVKPAKGGKPVAKPPTPVLEVAKDELPRERHNSGEVPKEQRKGKKIDKKSPGEEIVEAVREEVVPPLNAPQPSELTTEKLLKQALAAAPAPPPAAASSPPGGKNKKKKAEPNVLSLMAGDSSGVNVAELVRVVREAALSRTEIQILTDALLNKHHDPLPEHSEWSEGPNDPMQKMKKQLADKEKALADEVEASQALHAKLKELRTSLNAERARAGGAATAARAADAALAAARAELHALQARLHRLADEHAQLAQDKLHLQSKLEGETQAQRVQMEMHIQRLSETEQALLAQLAALQGELAAHALEAGQLRMEAGAARDSACLAQQHAAELAQQLADANRALAELEAQRQCALHSDQRAQQDLRQMQDRLAAMTELQNEVQKLASRAQTAEGNAEKLKEESEKQKQQLSSELASLREQLAAREAELAEVKQLKAVPAQNGLPANDQLKAAELAKVESIVESLRDELSSAQRASREQREHITRLQDQLAQYQEKNNELRTKNWKVMEALQSAEKALQAKTASALPAQDSLREALSKAQEAQYNEVASVLRAACPGAAPAGGADRAWLQSFAENLKTELAKAQSVKSIPAPAPALTPDTEERLKDLQLQNEQSQGLVEKYKRIIVDTEGVLSRLQQNVTLEEQRWAQQLAEKQRELDDLRQRTVSQMQKKIDSLQAELHQAKGANHNHTLADAERMAEERLMGSFSDKHSVDVCNGPLQMGLEEK; translated from the exons ATGGAGCTGCAGGCATTGCTAGTGCTGTGCGGGGTGGGGGTGGCCGGTTTGGCCATGCTGCTACTCATGGGCCTGTTCTCTGCTTCTGGCACCAGCTATGAAGAGGCTATAGCCCAGCAGCGCAGAGCTACCACTGAGCTTCTTGCCCTGGCTGAAAGTAAAAATAAGCCTAAGAAGAAAGAGAAGAAGGCAAATAAGAAG CAAGCTAAGAAAGAGAAGACAAAGGAGACATCTGCAATGACAGGCAGTGAGCTGGAGAGTGAGGCACCTGCTGAAAGTGGTGTTGAAGATGACACAGTTCCAGCTCCTAAAGGTCATGTGGAATTCAGCCCACCAGTGGTGGTTGATGTGCCGAGAGATACTCCACCCAATGTCAAG ATCCGCAAACGCGGCAAGGATCCTAAAGTAAAGCCGATATTGATAAACAAAGAGGATCCGAGTTGCGTTAGCGATCCTACTGCGCTGCCAGAAACCACCGCCACTCCTGCCGCCAACCACTTTGAGGAAAGTCACCCTAAAGATGATTTTGAATTGTTGCAATCAACACTTGTTGTGGAAAAA GTGTCAGAAAAACTGGAAGATGTAGAAAAGAAAGACAAAGTTGTGAAACCTGCGAAGGGCGGTAAACCTGTTGCTAAGCCACCAACACCTGTGCTTGAAGTGGCCAAGGATGAGTTGCCTCGAGAACGTCATAATAGCGGCGAAGTTCCTAAGGAGCAACGCAAAG GCAAGAAAATCGATAAGAAGTCCCCTGGAGAGGAGATCGTCGAGGCGGTGCGTGAGGAGGTCGTACCTCCCCTGAATGCTCCGCAGCCCAGCGAGCTGACCACCGAGAAGTTGCTCAAGCAAGCGTTGGCCGCAGCTCCGGCACCTCCACCCGCCGCCGCCTCATCGCCACCCGGTGGCAAgaacaagaagaagaaggcggAGCCGAATGTACTCTCTCTCATGG CGGGCGACAGCAGCGGCGTCAACGTGGCGGAGCTGGTGCGCGTGGTGCGCGAGGCGGCGCTGAGCCGCACCGAGATACAGATCCTGACCGACGCGCTGCTCAACAAGCACCACGACCCGCTGCCCGAGCACTCCGAGTGGTCCGAG GGCCCCAACGATCCTATGCAAAAGATGAAGAAGCAGCTGGCCGACAAGGAGAAGGCGCTCGCCGACGAGGTCGAGGCGTCCCAGGCTCTGCACGCCAAGCTCAAGGAATTGAG GACGTCGCTGAACGCGGAGCGCGCGCGAGCTGGTGGCGCGGCCACGGCGGCGCGCGCTGCTGAcgcggcgctggcggccgcGCGCGCCGAGCTGCACGCGCTGCAGGCGCGCCTGCACCGCCTCGCCGACGAGCACGCGCAGCTGGCGCAGGACAAGCTGCAC TTGCAGTCGAAGCTGGAGGGCGAGACGCAGGCGCAGCGCGTGCAGATGGAGATGCACATCCAGCGCCTGTCCGAG ACGGAGCAGGCGCTGCTGGCGCAGCTGGCGGCGCTGCAGGGCGAGCTGGCGGCGCACGCGCTGGAGGCGGGGCAGCTGCGCATggaggcgggcgcggcgcgggacTCGGCGTGCCTGGCGCAGCAGCACGCGGCCGAGCTGGCGCAGCAGCTGGCGGACGCCAACCGCGCGCTGGCCGAGCTGGAGGCGCAGCGCCAGTGCGCGCTGCACAGCGATCAGCGCGCGCAGCAGGACCTGCGCCAGATGCAGGACCGACTCGCAG CGATGACCGAACTTCAAAATGAAGTCCAGAAATTGGCGAGCCGCGCTCAGACTGCCGAGGGCAATGCTGAAAAATTAAAGGAAGAATCAGAAAAACAGAAGCAACAG TTATCTAGCGAGTTAGCCTCTCTGCGTGAACAACTGGCGGCGCGCGAGGCTGAGCTGGCTGAAGTGAAACAGTTGAAGGCGGTGCCTGCACAGAACGGACTGCCTGCTAATGATCAGCTTAAG GCTGCTGAGTTAGCAAAGGTAGAGAGTATAGTGGAATCTCTACGCGACGAGCTGTCGTCTGCGCAGCGCGCCAGTCGCGAGCAGCGGGAACACATCACGCGGCTGCAGGACCAGCTCGCGCAGTACCAAGAGAAGAACAAC GAGTTGCGAACTAAAAACTGGAAAGTAATGGAGGCGTTACAGTCTGCCGAAAAGGCTCTTCAGGCGAAAACGGCAAGTGCGTTGCCGGCCCAAGACTCACTACGC GAGGCGTTATCAAAGGCGCAGGAGGCCCAGTACAACGAGGTGGCGAGCGTGCTGCGTGCCGCGTGTCCCGGCGCGGCGCCGGCGGGTGGCGCTGACAGAGCTTGGCTGCAGTCCTTCGCTGAGAACCTTAAAACCGAATTGGCTAAAGCACAGAGTGTAAAGAGCATCCCCGCTCCCGCACCGGCCCTCACGCCCGACACGGAGGAGCGCCTCAAAGACCTGCAGTTGCAGAATGAACAGTCGCAGGGACTCGTTGAGAAGTATAAAAGGATCATCGTAGACACA GAGGGAGTATTAAGCCGCCTACAACAAAACGTCACGTTAGAGGAACAGAGATGGGCGCAGCAACTAGCTGAGAAACAACGAGAGTTAGATGATCTCAGGCAGCGCACTGTCTCACAG ATGCAAAAGAAGATAGACTCCTTGCAAGCAGAACTACATCAGGCAAAGGGAGCTAATCACAATCATACATTGGCAGACGCTGAACGGATGGCTGAG GAAAGACTTATGGGCAGCTTCTCCGACAAACACAGTGTTGATGTGTGCAATGGACCTTTACAG ATGGGGCTCGAAGAAAAATAA
- the LOC142980887 gene encoding uncharacterized protein LOC142980887 isoform X6 — MELQALLVLCGVGVAGLAMLLLMGLFSASGTSYEEAIAQQRRATTELLALAESKNKPKKKEKKANKKQAKKEKTKETSAMTGSELESEAPAESGVEDDTVPAPKGHVEFSPPVVVDVPRDTPPNVKIRKRGKDPKVKPILINKEDPSCVSDPTALPETTATPAANHFEESHPKDDFELLQSTLVVEKVSEKLEDVEKKDKVVKPAKGGKPVAKPPTPVLEVAKDELPRERHNSGEVPKEQRKGKKIDKKSPGEEIVEAVREEVVPPLNAPQPSELTTEKLLKQALAAAPAPPPAAASSPPGGKNKKKKAEPNVLSLMAGDSSGVNVAELVRVVREAALSRTEIQILTDALLNKHHDPLPEHSEWSEGPNDPMQKMKKQLADKEKALADEVEASQALHAKLKELRTSLNAERARAGGAATAARAADAALAAARAELHALQARLHRLADEHAQLAQDKLHLQSKLEGETQAQRVQMEMHIQRLSETEQALLAQLAALQGELAAHALEAGQLRMEAGAARDSACLAQQHAAELAQQLADANRALAELEAQRQCALHSDQRAQQDLRQMQDRLAAMTELQNEVQKLASRAQTAEGNAEKLKEESEKQKQQLSSELASLREQLAAREAELAEVKQLKAVPAQNGLPANDQLKAAELAKVESIVESLRDELSSAQRASREQREHITRLQDQLAQYQEKNNELRTKNWKVMEALQSAEKALQAKTASALPAQDSLREALSKAQEAQYNEVASVLRAACPGAAPAGGADRAWLQSFAENLKTELAKAQSVKSIPAPAPALTPDTEERLKDLQLQNEQSQGLVEKYKRIIVDTEGVLSRLQQNVTLEEQRWAQQLAEKQRELDDLRQRTVSQEPLAFAYSCIEKSLPTIIEEV; from the exons ATGGAGCTGCAGGCATTGCTAGTGCTGTGCGGGGTGGGGGTGGCCGGTTTGGCCATGCTGCTACTCATGGGCCTGTTCTCTGCTTCTGGCACCAGCTATGAAGAGGCTATAGCCCAGCAGCGCAGAGCTACCACTGAGCTTCTTGCCCTGGCTGAAAGTAAAAATAAGCCTAAGAAGAAAGAGAAGAAGGCAAATAAGAAG CAAGCTAAGAAAGAGAAGACAAAGGAGACATCTGCAATGACAGGCAGTGAGCTGGAGAGTGAGGCACCTGCTGAAAGTGGTGTTGAAGATGACACAGTTCCAGCTCCTAAAGGTCATGTGGAATTCAGCCCACCAGTGGTGGTTGATGTGCCGAGAGATACTCCACCCAATGTCAAG ATCCGCAAACGCGGCAAGGATCCTAAAGTAAAGCCGATATTGATAAACAAAGAGGATCCGAGTTGCGTTAGCGATCCTACTGCGCTGCCAGAAACCACCGCCACTCCTGCCGCCAACCACTTTGAGGAAAGTCACCCTAAAGATGATTTTGAATTGTTGCAATCAACACTTGTTGTGGAAAAA GTGTCAGAAAAACTGGAAGATGTAGAAAAGAAAGACAAAGTTGTGAAACCTGCGAAGGGCGGTAAACCTGTTGCTAAGCCACCAACACCTGTGCTTGAAGTGGCCAAGGATGAGTTGCCTCGAGAACGTCATAATAGCGGCGAAGTTCCTAAGGAGCAACGCAAAG GCAAGAAAATCGATAAGAAGTCCCCTGGAGAGGAGATCGTCGAGGCGGTGCGTGAGGAGGTCGTACCTCCCCTGAATGCTCCGCAGCCCAGCGAGCTGACCACCGAGAAGTTGCTCAAGCAAGCGTTGGCCGCAGCTCCGGCACCTCCACCCGCCGCCGCCTCATCGCCACCCGGTGGCAAgaacaagaagaagaaggcggAGCCGAATGTACTCTCTCTCATGG CGGGCGACAGCAGCGGCGTCAACGTGGCGGAGCTGGTGCGCGTGGTGCGCGAGGCGGCGCTGAGCCGCACCGAGATACAGATCCTGACCGACGCGCTGCTCAACAAGCACCACGACCCGCTGCCCGAGCACTCCGAGTGGTCCGAG GGCCCCAACGATCCTATGCAAAAGATGAAGAAGCAGCTGGCCGACAAGGAGAAGGCGCTCGCCGACGAGGTCGAGGCGTCCCAGGCTCTGCACGCCAAGCTCAAGGAATTGAG GACGTCGCTGAACGCGGAGCGCGCGCGAGCTGGTGGCGCGGCCACGGCGGCGCGCGCTGCTGAcgcggcgctggcggccgcGCGCGCCGAGCTGCACGCGCTGCAGGCGCGCCTGCACCGCCTCGCCGACGAGCACGCGCAGCTGGCGCAGGACAAGCTGCAC TTGCAGTCGAAGCTGGAGGGCGAGACGCAGGCGCAGCGCGTGCAGATGGAGATGCACATCCAGCGCCTGTCCGAG ACGGAGCAGGCGCTGCTGGCGCAGCTGGCGGCGCTGCAGGGCGAGCTGGCGGCGCACGCGCTGGAGGCGGGGCAGCTGCGCATggaggcgggcgcggcgcgggacTCGGCGTGCCTGGCGCAGCAGCACGCGGCCGAGCTGGCGCAGCAGCTGGCGGACGCCAACCGCGCGCTGGCCGAGCTGGAGGCGCAGCGCCAGTGCGCGCTGCACAGCGATCAGCGCGCGCAGCAGGACCTGCGCCAGATGCAGGACCGACTCGCAG CGATGACCGAACTTCAAAATGAAGTCCAGAAATTGGCGAGCCGCGCTCAGACTGCCGAGGGCAATGCTGAAAAATTAAAGGAAGAATCAGAAAAACAGAAGCAACAG TTATCTAGCGAGTTAGCCTCTCTGCGTGAACAACTGGCGGCGCGCGAGGCTGAGCTGGCTGAAGTGAAACAGTTGAAGGCGGTGCCTGCACAGAACGGACTGCCTGCTAATGATCAGCTTAAG GCTGCTGAGTTAGCAAAGGTAGAGAGTATAGTGGAATCTCTACGCGACGAGCTGTCGTCTGCGCAGCGCGCCAGTCGCGAGCAGCGGGAACACATCACGCGGCTGCAGGACCAGCTCGCGCAGTACCAAGAGAAGAACAAC GAGTTGCGAACTAAAAACTGGAAAGTAATGGAGGCGTTACAGTCTGCCGAAAAGGCTCTTCAGGCGAAAACGGCAAGTGCGTTGCCGGCCCAAGACTCACTACGC GAGGCGTTATCAAAGGCGCAGGAGGCCCAGTACAACGAGGTGGCGAGCGTGCTGCGTGCCGCGTGTCCCGGCGCGGCGCCGGCGGGTGGCGCTGACAGAGCTTGGCTGCAGTCCTTCGCTGAGAACCTTAAAACCGAATTGGCTAAAGCACAGAGTGTAAAGAGCATCCCCGCTCCCGCACCGGCCCTCACGCCCGACACGGAGGAGCGCCTCAAAGACCTGCAGTTGCAGAATGAACAGTCGCAGGGACTCGTTGAGAAGTATAAAAGGATCATCGTAGACACA GAGGGAGTATTAAGCCGCCTACAACAAAACGTCACGTTAGAGGAACAGAGATGGGCGCAGCAACTAGCTGAGAAACAACGAGAGTTAGATGATCTCAGGCAGCGCACTGTCTCACAG GAACCTCTGGCGTTTGCATACTCCTGCATAGAAAAATCATTACCTACGATCATAGAGGAGGTATAA